The genomic stretch AGATCACCTCGTGGGCACACGGCCCGTGCCTAGTACACGGACCAGCGCAATAGTTGGTAAATTACAATGGACGTAAAGGCAGCGATCGGGACGGTCAACAACCAATACATCACGATTTTCCCCAGAACCCGAAAATCCACCGCGGCAAACCCTCGCGCCAGGCCGACACCGACCACGCCGCCCACCGTAGCGTGGGTGGTGGAAACCGGCATCCCCAGGTTCGAGGCCATCAGGACCGTGGTGGCCGCGCCAAAGCCCACGGAAAAACCGCGGGTATTGGTCAGCAGGGTGATCCGCTCCCCCACCGTGGACATGACCCGCTTTCCGAGCACCATGACCCCCACGGCAATACCCACGCCGCCGAACAGCAAAAGCCAGAGGGGCACCTCGGCCGTGGCCGCCAAACCTCCGGTCCGGGCGATGACCCAGATGGCCGCCACGGGTCCGATGGCGTTGGCCACGTCATTGGCCCCCAGGGACAGGGCCATGTAGCAGGCCATGCCGATCTGCATCCTCCGAAACAATTCCTCCATGGATTCCGGCCCCTGCTCCACACCGTGCAGGAATCGGCCCACCACGAGGTATCCGATACCCCAGACCACCGCAGCCACTGCGCAGGCAATGCCGAAAATGGCGTAGGCGCTGATTCCAAGAGCCTTGCCCAACGGCATCTTCAACAAAAAGGAGGTCATCACCAGAACCACGGTCATGGCCAACCAAAAGGGGGCCCACAGCTTGGCGTTGCGGACAAAGTCCCGTGCGCTCAAGACTTTTTTGCGGATGTGCGAAAAGACCAGATAGGCCAGCAACGCCCCGAAAAACGGTGAAATGATCCAGGACAGCACGATGCCGACCATCGTGCCCCACCGGACCACCTCTGGCCCGCCGGCCACAAACCCAAAACCGAGAATGCTCCCCACGATGGAATGGGTTGTGGAAACAGGAAAGCCGAACAGCGTAGCCAGAAGTACCCACAAACCTGCCGAGAGCAACGCCGACAGCATCCCCAACATAAGGATGTTTTGATCCGGAATCATATCCGGATTGATGATTCCTCTGGAGATAGTTGCGGCTACGTTGGCCCCGAGAAATACAGCGCCAGCGAATGCCAGCGTGGAAGCTATCAGCACCGCCTGCTTGACGGTGATGGCCCGGGAACCCACGGAAGAGGCCATGGCGTTGGCCGCGTCGTTGGCGCCGATGCTGAAAGCCATGAGCAAGCCGCCGAAAATGGCCAGAACCAGGACGATGGTGACGATATCCATATTTCAGAGGGGAGGGTTGAAATCCTGAACGGTTTCGAACCCTTTGAGAAGTTTTCCGGTTCTAAAGAGTTGCGGCTTGGGGATATTCGCCATAGAGGATGGTGGGAGAAATTGAAGATCGATCATGGAGCAACCGTGAGGTATAGAATCTTCACCTGTTTGTCAAAAACGAGGCGCGCCTGCTGCTCCGTCGCCCTGGTGGGAATGAGCTGGATACTCGCCTTTCTCAAGGGGCCGGGCGCGCGCTCCTTTCCGCGGAAGGCAGATGCACCGCTAGGCGCTGGATGTCTTCCAGGTACTCCCGCCAACCGTGGAGATAAAAGGCCAGAGCCCGAGAAAAATTCTTGCCGACCAAGCCGTCCAGGAAGAGTTGGGAAATGTCACGCTCGCGTTGCAACACGTACTGGGAGAGCAAAAACACCCTCCGCTCCTCCTGGCTCATCTGGCGCATCAACCACTCCAGCACGTGCCGAGCCCGAGGCTGGTACATCCAAAAATACATTAAATCCAGGGCATTGACGACAACAGCAAGGTTTAAACTCTCTTCCTCACGGGTTGCCGCACAGACGAACCGCTCCGGCTTTTCCAGGACGCTGAGCACTTCGGAGTCCGGATGCCGCAGTTCAAGACTGGCGTAAACATCGAACATCTGGCGCAGCTTGGCCGTGTAATCCAGGGTTCTCTCCCGGAAGTTCACGGCCCGGTCGGCCAAGCCCTCGATGAACCCGGCCACGATGTCCGAGGCCAGCTTGGAGATGACTGCGGCCCAGTTCTGGAGCACCATCCCCACCGCCGGCACGCCGGCCGCCCCCAACGCAAAGCCGAGCAGAAAATTCAAAACCAAAGCCAGCGGAATGGAGAGTATTGTCCTAAACAGATTGCCCACGGCCGCGGCCTTGGGCAGTCCGCGAAACAGATTGTGCCCGGCCAGGTACATCCCGTTGACCACGGCCATGACGGCATACAATGCCACCGGCCCGGACTCGACCGTGATCCCCATCCCTCGGTCCAGAAGCATGGTCTTGACCAGCAAATCCAGCAGCGGCACCGAAAACCCAGTGTACATCAACGAATCCGCGATTCGGTTCCATTTGACGTATTCGCTCCAGTGCAAAAACGGAGTCCGCCGCAATCCTCCGGCCCCGAGTACGGCCTGGATGATGTTGCGCACCCCGGTGATCCCGAACCAGATCAACGCTCCAAAATAGGCCAGCACCCACCAGTCTTTGGTTAGGGCGAAAGTAGCGAAGGCCGGAACAAAACCGCACAGGATTTTCAACCAGTTTTTGAGATGCGTGTTCAGGTAGCGCGGATGCGGACACTCTTTGTCCTTGGACGCGGCGGCACAGTCCAGGCGCAGCTTCTTTTCCTCCTCCCTGGCGTACCCACCCAGCAGACGAATATTGCTTTGGTCGGGCGGAACGAAGCGATACCCTTCCACCAGCCATTCCTCGGTGACCGGACGAAACAGCCGACACCAAAAGCTTCGTGGGGCATTTTCGCGCAGGCCCATGCCCAAGCATGGGCTTTGCCCTTGACCGCTGTGGCCAGGACTGTACGTCCGGCGCAGAGCCACATCGATCCGAATGGGAATGCACCGCCTGCCGTTACCGGTGATACAACCTCGTGAAGACTCTTGAAGCGCTACGGGACCGCTTGCCGAATTCCTTCCGACAATGGCCTCCAGTGCCTTCTCTGGCTCGCCGCCAAGGCGCTCCACCTGTCGGCGGCTCTTTTTCGGCAACGTGTCCACCACGACCAGCCCCATGCCCGGAACCTTGGCCGATCCGCCGGTGGAGTCCGTGCCGATGCGCGACTTGAGCATCGTGTTCCGGTAATATCCTCGAAAATGCTCAAGTTCTTCAAGGATCTTCCGCAGCGCCGCCTTCTGGCCAGGATCGCGTTCCAGATCGTCCTCCGCCCGGTACACGATGTCCATGACGCAGCGCTTCAGACGAACGGCATTGCCGGAATTAAGGGCGGATTGCAGTTCCAGGATGCGGATCTGGTCAGGACACCGTCCGTACGCGGCATCCTTGAAATTGAAGGATTCCAAACGGGTTATCCGGCCCCGGGCCTGACCCAGCAGTTCCAGGACGTCTTCCGCCCACAGTCCGCTGAGCCCCAGCGTGATTCGGAACCGGGCATGCAGGCGCTCCAAATGGGCCAGCAGTTCCGGCAAGGAAGCCCGCAACAGCAACGGGGCTTGGTCGTCATCCGCCGGCACGAATGGGTTGAAAAGTTTGGGATTTCGAGCAGGGCGCAGGTAGTCCTCGATCACGA from Desulfonatronum sp. SC1 encodes the following:
- a CDS encoding inorganic phosphate transporter, yielding MDIVTIVLVLAIFGGLLMAFSIGANDAANAMASSVGSRAITVKQAVLIASTLAFAGAVFLGANVAATISRGIINPDMIPDQNILMLGMLSALLSAGLWVLLATLFGFPVSTTHSIVGSILGFGFVAGGPEVVRWGTMVGIVLSWIISPFFGALLAYLVFSHIRKKVLSARDFVRNAKLWAPFWLAMTVVLVMTSFLLKMPLGKALGISAYAIFGIACAVAAVVWGIGYLVVGRFLHGVEQGPESMEELFRRMQIGMACYMALSLGANDVANAIGPVAAIWVIARTGGLAATAEVPLWLLLFGGVGIAVGVMVLGKRVMSTVGERITLLTNTRGFSVGFGAATTVLMASNLGMPVSTTHATVGGVVGVGLARGFAAVDFRVLGKIVMYWLLTVPIAAFTSIVIYQLLRWSVY